One window of Corynebacterium doosanense CAU 212 = DSM 45436 genomic DNA carries:
- the proB gene encoding glutamate 5-kinase → MTGQERGEGVDTPLYRSEAELRSEIAGAKKIVVKFGSSSLTRSSGGVDRVRMDRYVEALEARMAAGSDVVVVSSGAIATGRKPLKMVTRPKDLATKQAAAAVGQVQLASNWSDSFERFERTVALILLTAGDTGDRDRARNAQRTIDRLRQLRVIPIINENDTVATSEMRFGDNDRLAALVAHLIGADALVLLSDVDGLFDRNPSDPGARFLSEVRSGKDLEGVLAGDGGPLGTGGMAAKVSAARLAARGGVPVLLTSADNIAPALAGDDVGTVFHPRPDKRLSAWKFWALYAADAEGVLRIDPGAMRAVTRGGTSLLPVGITGIDGEFHRGDIVEVIGPNGEAIGRGEVGYDADVLAGMIGRNTADLPVEQRRAVIHADYLSNYASRV, encoded by the coding sequence GTGACTGGACAGGAGCGTGGGGAGGGCGTCGATACGCCGCTCTACCGCAGCGAGGCTGAGCTGCGGTCCGAGATCGCCGGTGCGAAGAAGATCGTGGTCAAGTTCGGATCCTCCTCGCTCACCAGATCCTCGGGCGGGGTCGACCGCGTGCGGATGGACCGTTATGTCGAGGCGCTCGAGGCCAGGATGGCCGCGGGTTCCGACGTGGTGGTGGTGTCCTCCGGCGCCATCGCCACCGGGCGCAAGCCGCTGAAGATGGTCACCCGGCCCAAAGACCTGGCCACCAAACAGGCGGCGGCCGCGGTCGGGCAGGTGCAGCTCGCATCCAACTGGTCGGACTCCTTTGAGCGGTTCGAGCGCACCGTCGCACTGATCCTGCTCACCGCGGGGGACACCGGCGACCGTGACCGGGCGCGCAACGCCCAGCGCACCATCGATCGGCTCCGCCAACTTCGGGTCATCCCCATCATCAACGAAAACGACACCGTGGCCACCAGCGAGATGCGCTTCGGTGACAACGACCGCCTGGCCGCGCTCGTGGCCCACCTCATCGGCGCCGACGCGCTGGTGCTGCTCTCCGACGTGGACGGGCTCTTCGACCGCAATCCCTCCGACCCCGGGGCCCGCTTCCTCTCCGAGGTCCGCTCCGGCAAGGATCTGGAGGGGGTCCTGGCGGGCGACGGTGGCCCGCTCGGCACCGGCGGCATGGCGGCGAAGGTCTCGGCCGCGCGCCTGGCCGCCCGCGGGGGAGTGCCGGTCCTGCTCACCAGCGCCGACAACATCGCCCCGGCGCTCGCCGGTGACGACGTGGGCACGGTGTTCCACCCCCGCCCAGACAAGCGGCTCAGCGCCTGGAAGTTCTGGGCCCTCTACGCCGCCGACGCCGAAGGCGTGCTGCGCATCGATCCAGGCGCCATGCGGGCGGTCACCCGCGGCGGAACGTCACTGCTGCCCGTGGGAATCACGGGTATCGACGGCGAATTCCACCGTGGCGACATCGTCGAGGTGATCGGTCCGAACGGCGAGGCGATCGGCCGCGGCGAGGTCGGCTACGACGCGGATGTACTGGCCGGAATGATCGGCAGGAACACCGCCGACCTGCCCGTGGAGCAGCGACGCGCGGTCATCCACGCGGACTACCTGTCCAACTACGCCTCCCGCGTGTGA